The Anguilla rostrata isolate EN2019 chromosome 2, ASM1855537v3, whole genome shotgun sequence genome contains the following window.
tgtggtttaaaaattaagaaaaaaaccaTTATGGAGGGTGCTGTATATATAAAGAGTACCATTGATTTGgtattgcattaaaataaatgtgattggACATGTAAGTTAGCTAGCAGTTTTATGTAATTGTACTGTACTTAAATGCAATAAAGACATTTCTTTTCAGGAGCTGAAGGTATGGTGAAAACTGAAGATGCCATTGAGGAACAGTATGGAAATGTTTGTGAAGGTGGAAGCCCAGCCGGCTGTGCACAAGAATCTCGGACAGACAGTGAAATCCCTGTCAGCAATGGGGGGGAAACTGTTGAGGATAAAGAAATGGTGGACTTGAAAATTATCTGGAACAAGAACAAGTATGATTTAAAAATCTCTCTTGATGGAACAGGAGCCAAcctgaaagagaaaattaaCTCCCTAACAGGTAACAAACTGCTCAATAGTTACAGTAACTTGATACAGAGCACCAAAGATGCAGTACACAAACACTTTCTTCACCTAGGACTTCCACTCTCTTTCTTCAGTTgtaacaatcaaaacaaaatgtttctttacTTTTTAGGTCTTCCCCCTGCTATGCAAAAAGTGATGTACAAGGGATTGCTGCCAGAAGACAAGACGCTACGGGAAATCAAAGTAACAAATGGTGCAAAAATAATGGTTGTGGGATCCACAATTAATGATGTACTAGCAGTCAATACACCCAAAGAAGTTGTTCAGCAAGAGGTAAAagctgaagaaaataaaaaagagcctTTATGTCAACAAAAAGTAAGTATATTTGAAAAGTATTCTGACTAAGACATGACATGTAAACACCTTAGTCAGATAACCGTAACCCAGTAAGCTAGTGTATGAGTACCAGGATTAGACATGGTGGATATTCCTCTATTAAACAGAATATTGAATCATAAACATCTTTTGCAATATACACCCTGCCCATAAATAAGGATACATATGTATGTTGTCTTTCAagttcaagtttatttatatagcacatttcatacacaaggaaatccaatgtgctttatacaaaaatgcacacttgcatatatataaatgtataaaattaagtgaaaaaacatgcataaaatattcataGGAAAGCAAGCATACACTtgcatatacacatttataaaataaagagaaaaataaagtttcacTGAATCTACTGGGGGAAATCCTTGGAAAACTAGGTTAAAGTGTTGAAATgatggtgggccagtagggggcactctttCCTCTGGATAAATTACAAATCCAACGCCCCAACAGTGTTCTCAGACGGTCTTCCTTGCATGGTGTAGTAATCAATATTGTGGAATCTTTAGGCTGCCCATGATGT
Protein-coding sequences here:
- the LOC135248136 gene encoding ubiquitin domain-containing protein UBFD1-like isoform X2, coding for MASECGAEGMVKTEDAIEEQYGNVCEGGSPAGCAQESRTDSEIPVSNGGETVEDKEMVDLKIIWNKNKYDLKISLDGTGANLKEKINSLTGLPPAMQKVMYKGLLPEDKTLREIKVTNGAKIMVVGSTINDVLAVNTPKEVVQQEVKAEENKKEPLCQQKQHRKVLDKGKPEDIMPSLKGIKERLPTVPLSGMYNKSGGKVRLTFKLEQDQLWIGTKERTEKIPMGSIKNVVTEPIEGHEDYYMMAFQLGPTEASQYWVYWVPAQYVDAIKDTVLGKWQYF
- the LOC135248136 gene encoding ubiquitin domain-containing protein UBFD1-like isoform X1, which translates into the protein MRLIGTSGAEGMVKTEDAIEEQYGNVCEGGSPAGCAQESRTDSEIPVSNGGETVEDKEMVDLKIIWNKNKYDLKISLDGTGANLKEKINSLTGLPPAMQKVMYKGLLPEDKTLREIKVTNGAKIMVVGSTINDVLAVNTPKEVVQQEVKAEENKKEPLCQQKQHRKVLDKGKPEDIMPSLKGIKERLPTVPLSGMYNKSGGKVRLTFKLEQDQLWIGTKERTEKIPMGSIKNVVTEPIEGHEDYYMMAFQLGPTEASQYWVYWVPAQYVDAIKDTVLGKWQYF